ATCGTAGGTTATTCTGCTGAGCCCAAACTTTAGGAATCAGTTCGCCAAAAAAGGTAATGATAAATGTTACCCCTACCAATAGAATAAGAGTAGCCACAAGCCCTTCTTTTTCTTTTTCTCCCAGAATTTGCTCTGTCAAAAAAGTAGAAATCGTAACAAAAGTAATATTGACAAGATTGATAAAAATCAGCAAAGTAGCCAATAGCTGTTGAGGTTTGTCGAGGAGCTTGGCGATGGTGCGTTCGCTACTACTATCACTTTCACGGCAAGCAACACGCTCTTCGGCCGATAAAGAAAAGAAGGCTACTTCCGAACCTGCCAACAATGCAGAAAGCCCCAATAGAGCTACAAGAATAAGTGCGTCAATGCCATAAACGCTGTACGAGGAGGTGCTTTCAACTTGTGCTAAAAGCACCCTAATCGGGTGATAATCGTCAGATAATCGAGTTTCCAAGAGTTTGGTTTGTTTAGTTAAACATAAGTTGTGGGTTATGTTTTATGATAATAACCCACAACAAACGATGAACCTTTAGAAAGGTAAGTCGTCGCCACTATCGCCTGCATCAAATGCTGGAGTAGGTGGTGTTACAGGGTTGGGCCTTGGGGCAGGAGCAGCTTGTTGTGGAGCTACACTACCAGACTCATTGTTACTATTGTCATTTTTACCTCCTACCAAGGTTAGAGCAGTACCTCTAATTTTCATGGTTTTGCGAGTAATATTGTCTTTATCTACGTATTCTTCGGTACGGATACGCCCTTCCACATACACAGGATTTCCTTTTCTCAAATACTGCTCTGCAATATTAGCAAGGTTGTCCCACATCTCAACTCGATGCCATTCGGTTTGTTCTACACGTACACCTTCTTTGTTTGTATAAGTTTCAGATGTAGCAATGCTAAAATTAGCAACCTTTGTGCCACTTGGCAATACTCGAACCTCAGGGTCAGAGCCAAGATTGCCCAGCAAAATAACTTTGTTTACGCCAGCCATTTGTTTCGTGATTTTAAAGTATAATTTTATATTAAAAAAGTCATATAATATCTGTTTTTACGCCAAGGTGTACTGGTAGTCACAGAAACATGAGTCAATTT
The DNA window shown above is from Flectobacillus major DSM 103 and carries:
- a CDS encoding single-stranded DNA-binding protein, which translates into the protein MAGVNKVILLGNLGSDPEVRVLPSGTKVANFSIATSETYTNKEGVRVEQTEWHRVEMWDNLANIAEQYLRKGNPVYVEGRIRTEEYVDKDNITRKTMKIRGTALTLVGGKNDNSNNESGSVAPQQAAPAPRPNPVTPPTPAFDAGDSGDDLPF